Proteins from one Mycteria americana isolate JAX WOST 10 ecotype Jacksonville Zoo and Gardens chromosome 1, USCA_MyAme_1.0, whole genome shotgun sequence genomic window:
- the MICALL1 gene encoding MICAL-like protein 1 isoform X1, giving the protein MSGPRGALQAWCRRQCEGYRGVEIRDLSASFRDGLAFCAILHRHRPDLLDFDSLSKDDVYENNRLAFELAERELGIPALLDPNDMVSMKVPDCLSIMTYVSQYYNHFNNPSQARVPPPMKRPAAASSPPLLSHKKPVAAVQSPPAPQDDAPSDPSEQSQRTTLSSTCAACQQHVHLVQRYLAEGKLYHRQCFRCKECSSTLLPGSYKPGSEAGTFVCTQHRGKLAVSGKAVSGKAERRPSPDRRSPELRTETGAGSVHEDALPAGAEVGKDDGNSLESMAETQMPAEGLGGPAEKDSTPSKAEMAMPPAHAGSGVPVSQTPPRPPLPSKPTVLTQDKASSLDGRLRDTRPTPAPRKATDASALSPPTSHPVPRPRSTLQGEGSECGPGMVNGRVPEPSPPVPKPRGRPCSSDRAGAAARAKDPPWMALVQAEPKKKPAPPPPPGSSHETPSRTSEEEDGEEVGKASSEENKSDATEPKPYNPFEEEDEEEEESAATQKSTPEQEQSDTAAKPLHPWYGITPTSSPKAKKRPAPRAPSASPLAHHPVSRLSHSEPSSSTPSPALSLESINSESSAKVLGDTNEASVPKSSSEPTVHTPTATKTSSTDTPLASVSSSESPAAPASLSTNSSLSSSSELASFSGEAQPSTPHASRSISTGSLKTSPSRLPPKPPAGASPTPILLASDGGAGSPKTPSSPKPQLKSSCKENPFNRKPSPAASPSAKKPPKGSKPVRPPAPGHGFPLIKRKVQTDQYIPEEDIYGEMDAIEHQLDQLEHRGVALEEKLRSAENDSPEDSLLVDWFKLIHEKHMLVRHESELIYIFKQQNLEQRQSDVEYELRCLLNKPEKDWTDEDRGREKVLMQELVTIIEQRNAIVNCLDEDRQREEEEDKMLEAMIKRKEFHKETETESKKKGKFKPMKVLKLLGNKHDSKSKSPKEKS; this is encoded by the exons ATGTCGGGCCCGCGGGGCGCGCTGCAAGCCTGGTGCCGCCGGCAGTGCGAGGGGTACCGCGGCGTGGAGATCCGCGACCTCAGCGCCTCCTTCCGCGACGGCCTGGCCTTCTGCGCTATCCTCCACCGGCACCGGCCAGACCTCCT agactTTGATTCTCTCTCCAAGGATGATGTCTATGAGAATAACCGCTTG gCCTTTGAATTGGCAGAGCGGGAGCTGGGCATCCCAGCCCTGCTAGATCCCAATGACATGGTCTCCATGAAAGTCCCCGACTGCCTCAGCATCATGACTTATGTGTCTCAGTATTACAACCATTTCAACAACCCTAGCCAAG CCAGAGTCCCTCCGCCTATGAAGCgcccagctgctgcctcctcGCCTCCTCTGCTGTCCCACAAGAAGCCCGTGGCTGCAGTCCAGAGTCCCCCGGCACCACAG GACGATGCCCCCTCAGACCCATCGGAGCAGTCCCAGCGCACAACGCTCAGCAGTACCTGTGCAGCCTGCCAGCAGCACGTCCATCTAGTCCAGCGCTACCTGGCCGAGGGCAAGCTCTACCACCGCCAGTGCTTTAG GTGTAAGGAGTGCTCCAGCACGCTGCTCCCGGGGTCATACAAGCCCGGGTCAGAGGCAGGGACTTTTGTCTGCACGCAGCATCGTGGTAAATTGGCCGTGAGTGGGAAGGCCGTGAGTGGGAAGGCGGAGAGGAGGCCCAGCCCAGACCGACGGTCGCCAGAGCTGAGAACTGAAACTGGGGCTGGCAGCGTGCATGAGGATGCCCTCCCCgcaggagcagaggtggggaaggacGATGGCAACTCCTTGGAGAGCATGGCAGAGACCCAGATGCCTGCAGAGGGGCTAGGTGGCCCAGCGGAGAAGGACAGTACACCCAGCAAAGCAGAGATGGCGATGCCCCCTGCTCACGCAGGCAGCGGGGTGCCCGTCTCCCAGACTCCCCCCAGACCTCCCCTTCCCAGCAAGCCCACAGTGCTCACCCAGGACAAAGCCAGCTCGCTGGACGGACGGCTCAGAGACACACGGCCCACCCCTGCCCCAAGGAAGGCCACTGATGCATCAGCCCTCTCCCCTCCGACGTCTCACCCTGTCCCCCGGCCCAGGTCCACTCTCCAGGGCGAGGGCAGCGAGTGTGGGCCTGGCATGGTGAACG GTAGGGTACCTGAACCCAGCCCCCCTGTCCCAAAACCCCGAGGGAGACCCTGCTCCTCTGATCG tgCTGGAGCTGCCGCGAGAGCCAAGGACCCACCGTGGATGGCCTTAGTGCAAGCGGAGCCCAAGAAGAAGccagctccccctcctcccccgggcAGCAGCCATGAGACTCCAAGTAGGActtcagaggaggaggatggggaggaggtggggaaagcCAGCAGCgaggagaacaagtctgatgccACAGAACCCAAACCATACAACCCctttgaggaggaggatgaggaggaagaggagagtgCTGCCACCCAAAAGAGCACgcctgagcaggagcagagcgACACTGCTGCCAAGCCTCTCCACCCCTGGTACGGCATCACTCCCACCAGCAGCCCAAAGGCGAAGAAGCGGCCAGCCCCACGAGCCCCCAGTGCTTCCCCACTAG CCCACCACCCCGTCTCCAGGCTGTCACACTCTGAGCCATCGTCCTCCACCCCATCTCCAGCCCTCAGCCTCGAGAGCATCAACTCTGAGAGTTCAGCCAAGGTGCTGGGTGACACCAATGAGGCCTCAGTGCCCAAAAGCTCCTCCGAACCTACTGTCCACACGCCAACGGCCACCAAGACCTCTAGCACTGACACGCCACTGGCCAGCGTCTCCTCCAGTGAAagccctgctgccccagccagcctCTCCACCAACTCCTCCTTATCCTCCTCCAGCGAGCTCGCCAGCTTCAGTGGGGAGGCGCAGCCCAGCACCCCGCACGCCAGCAGGAGCATCTCCACCGGCAGCTTAAAGACCAGCCCCAGCCGGCTGCCCCCCAAACCTCCTGCTGGGGCTAGCCCTACACCCATCCTCTTGGCTTCagatgggggtgctgggagccctAAGACGCCCTCCTCGCCCAAGCCACAGCTGAAG TCTTCCTGCAAAGAGAACCCCTTCAACCGGAAGCCATCGCCtgccgcctccccctccgcaaAGAAACCTCCCAAGGGCTCCAAGCCAGTGCGTCCTCCTGCACCGGGTCACGGCTTCCCTCTGATCAAACGCAAG GTGCAGACAGATCAGTACATCCCCGAGGAAGACATCTATGGGGAGATGGATGCCATCGAGCACCAGCTGGACCAGCTGGAGCACCGTGGGGTGGCCTTGGAGGAAAAACTTCGCAGCGCTGAGAATG ACAGCCCTGAGGACAGCTTGCTGGTGGACTGGTTCAAACTCATCCATGAAAAGCACATGCTGGTGCGCCACGAATCAGAGCTCATCTACAT CTTCAAGCAGCAGAACCTGGAGCAGCGGCAGTCAGACGTGGAGTATGAACTGCGTTGCCTCCTCAACAAGCCAG AGAAGGACTGGACCGATGAGGACCgagggagggagaaggtgctGATGCAGGAGCTGGTGACCATCATTGAGCAGAGGAATGCCATTGTGAACTGCCTGGATGAGGACCGGCAGAG agaagaggaggaggataaAATGTTGGAAGCCATGATTAAAAGGAAAG AATTTCACAAGGAGACGGAGACCGAGAGCAAGAAGAAAGGCAAATTCAAGCCCATGAAGGTGCTTAAGCTGCTGGGCAACAAGCATGACTCCAAGAGCAAGTCACCCAAGGAGAAAAGCTAG
- the MICALL1 gene encoding MICAL-like protein 1 isoform X2, producing the protein MYLIRDFDSLSKDDVYENNRLAFELAERELGIPALLDPNDMVSMKVPDCLSIMTYVSQYYNHFNNPSQARVPPPMKRPAAASSPPLLSHKKPVAAVQSPPAPQDDAPSDPSEQSQRTTLSSTCAACQQHVHLVQRYLAEGKLYHRQCFRCKECSSTLLPGSYKPGSEAGTFVCTQHRGKLAVSGKAVSGKAERRPSPDRRSPELRTETGAGSVHEDALPAGAEVGKDDGNSLESMAETQMPAEGLGGPAEKDSTPSKAEMAMPPAHAGSGVPVSQTPPRPPLPSKPTVLTQDKASSLDGRLRDTRPTPAPRKATDASALSPPTSHPVPRPRSTLQGEGSECGPGMVNGRVPEPSPPVPKPRGRPCSSDRAGAAARAKDPPWMALVQAEPKKKPAPPPPPGSSHETPSRTSEEEDGEEVGKASSEENKSDATEPKPYNPFEEEDEEEEESAATQKSTPEQEQSDTAAKPLHPWYGITPTSSPKAKKRPAPRAPSASPLAHHPVSRLSHSEPSSSTPSPALSLESINSESSAKVLGDTNEASVPKSSSEPTVHTPTATKTSSTDTPLASVSSSESPAAPASLSTNSSLSSSSELASFSGEAQPSTPHASRSISTGSLKTSPSRLPPKPPAGASPTPILLASDGGAGSPKTPSSPKPQLKSSCKENPFNRKPSPAASPSAKKPPKGSKPVRPPAPGHGFPLIKRKVQTDQYIPEEDIYGEMDAIEHQLDQLEHRGVALEEKLRSAENDSPEDSLLVDWFKLIHEKHMLVRHESELIYIFKQQNLEQRQSDVEYELRCLLNKPEKDWTDEDRGREKVLMQELVTIIEQRNAIVNCLDEDRQREEEEDKMLEAMIKRKEFHKETETESKKKGKFKPMKVLKLLGNKHDSKSKSPKEKS; encoded by the exons ATGTATCTAATTAG agactTTGATTCTCTCTCCAAGGATGATGTCTATGAGAATAACCGCTTG gCCTTTGAATTGGCAGAGCGGGAGCTGGGCATCCCAGCCCTGCTAGATCCCAATGACATGGTCTCCATGAAAGTCCCCGACTGCCTCAGCATCATGACTTATGTGTCTCAGTATTACAACCATTTCAACAACCCTAGCCAAG CCAGAGTCCCTCCGCCTATGAAGCgcccagctgctgcctcctcGCCTCCTCTGCTGTCCCACAAGAAGCCCGTGGCTGCAGTCCAGAGTCCCCCGGCACCACAG GACGATGCCCCCTCAGACCCATCGGAGCAGTCCCAGCGCACAACGCTCAGCAGTACCTGTGCAGCCTGCCAGCAGCACGTCCATCTAGTCCAGCGCTACCTGGCCGAGGGCAAGCTCTACCACCGCCAGTGCTTTAG GTGTAAGGAGTGCTCCAGCACGCTGCTCCCGGGGTCATACAAGCCCGGGTCAGAGGCAGGGACTTTTGTCTGCACGCAGCATCGTGGTAAATTGGCCGTGAGTGGGAAGGCCGTGAGTGGGAAGGCGGAGAGGAGGCCCAGCCCAGACCGACGGTCGCCAGAGCTGAGAACTGAAACTGGGGCTGGCAGCGTGCATGAGGATGCCCTCCCCgcaggagcagaggtggggaaggacGATGGCAACTCCTTGGAGAGCATGGCAGAGACCCAGATGCCTGCAGAGGGGCTAGGTGGCCCAGCGGAGAAGGACAGTACACCCAGCAAAGCAGAGATGGCGATGCCCCCTGCTCACGCAGGCAGCGGGGTGCCCGTCTCCCAGACTCCCCCCAGACCTCCCCTTCCCAGCAAGCCCACAGTGCTCACCCAGGACAAAGCCAGCTCGCTGGACGGACGGCTCAGAGACACACGGCCCACCCCTGCCCCAAGGAAGGCCACTGATGCATCAGCCCTCTCCCCTCCGACGTCTCACCCTGTCCCCCGGCCCAGGTCCACTCTCCAGGGCGAGGGCAGCGAGTGTGGGCCTGGCATGGTGAACG GTAGGGTACCTGAACCCAGCCCCCCTGTCCCAAAACCCCGAGGGAGACCCTGCTCCTCTGATCG tgCTGGAGCTGCCGCGAGAGCCAAGGACCCACCGTGGATGGCCTTAGTGCAAGCGGAGCCCAAGAAGAAGccagctccccctcctcccccgggcAGCAGCCATGAGACTCCAAGTAGGActtcagaggaggaggatggggaggaggtggggaaagcCAGCAGCgaggagaacaagtctgatgccACAGAACCCAAACCATACAACCCctttgaggaggaggatgaggaggaagaggagagtgCTGCCACCCAAAAGAGCACgcctgagcaggagcagagcgACACTGCTGCCAAGCCTCTCCACCCCTGGTACGGCATCACTCCCACCAGCAGCCCAAAGGCGAAGAAGCGGCCAGCCCCACGAGCCCCCAGTGCTTCCCCACTAG CCCACCACCCCGTCTCCAGGCTGTCACACTCTGAGCCATCGTCCTCCACCCCATCTCCAGCCCTCAGCCTCGAGAGCATCAACTCTGAGAGTTCAGCCAAGGTGCTGGGTGACACCAATGAGGCCTCAGTGCCCAAAAGCTCCTCCGAACCTACTGTCCACACGCCAACGGCCACCAAGACCTCTAGCACTGACACGCCACTGGCCAGCGTCTCCTCCAGTGAAagccctgctgccccagccagcctCTCCACCAACTCCTCCTTATCCTCCTCCAGCGAGCTCGCCAGCTTCAGTGGGGAGGCGCAGCCCAGCACCCCGCACGCCAGCAGGAGCATCTCCACCGGCAGCTTAAAGACCAGCCCCAGCCGGCTGCCCCCCAAACCTCCTGCTGGGGCTAGCCCTACACCCATCCTCTTGGCTTCagatgggggtgctgggagccctAAGACGCCCTCCTCGCCCAAGCCACAGCTGAAG TCTTCCTGCAAAGAGAACCCCTTCAACCGGAAGCCATCGCCtgccgcctccccctccgcaaAGAAACCTCCCAAGGGCTCCAAGCCAGTGCGTCCTCCTGCACCGGGTCACGGCTTCCCTCTGATCAAACGCAAG GTGCAGACAGATCAGTACATCCCCGAGGAAGACATCTATGGGGAGATGGATGCCATCGAGCACCAGCTGGACCAGCTGGAGCACCGTGGGGTGGCCTTGGAGGAAAAACTTCGCAGCGCTGAGAATG ACAGCCCTGAGGACAGCTTGCTGGTGGACTGGTTCAAACTCATCCATGAAAAGCACATGCTGGTGCGCCACGAATCAGAGCTCATCTACAT CTTCAAGCAGCAGAACCTGGAGCAGCGGCAGTCAGACGTGGAGTATGAACTGCGTTGCCTCCTCAACAAGCCAG AGAAGGACTGGACCGATGAGGACCgagggagggagaaggtgctGATGCAGGAGCTGGTGACCATCATTGAGCAGAGGAATGCCATTGTGAACTGCCTGGATGAGGACCGGCAGAG agaagaggaggaggataaAATGTTGGAAGCCATGATTAAAAGGAAAG AATTTCACAAGGAGACGGAGACCGAGAGCAAGAAGAAAGGCAAATTCAAGCCCATGAAGGTGCTTAAGCTGCTGGGCAACAAGCATGACTCCAAGAGCAAGTCACCCAAGGAGAAAAGCTAG
- the MICALL1 gene encoding MICAL-like protein 1 isoform X3 encodes MVILIVVKTTSQAFELAERELGIPALLDPNDMVSMKVPDCLSIMTYVSQYYNHFNNPSQARVPPPMKRPAAASSPPLLSHKKPVAAVQSPPAPQDDAPSDPSEQSQRTTLSSTCAACQQHVHLVQRYLAEGKLYHRQCFRCKECSSTLLPGSYKPGSEAGTFVCTQHRGKLAVSGKAVSGKAERRPSPDRRSPELRTETGAGSVHEDALPAGAEVGKDDGNSLESMAETQMPAEGLGGPAEKDSTPSKAEMAMPPAHAGSGVPVSQTPPRPPLPSKPTVLTQDKASSLDGRLRDTRPTPAPRKATDASALSPPTSHPVPRPRSTLQGEGSECGPGMVNGRVPEPSPPVPKPRGRPCSSDRAGAAARAKDPPWMALVQAEPKKKPAPPPPPGSSHETPSRTSEEEDGEEVGKASSEENKSDATEPKPYNPFEEEDEEEEESAATQKSTPEQEQSDTAAKPLHPWYGITPTSSPKAKKRPAPRAPSASPLAHHPVSRLSHSEPSSSTPSPALSLESINSESSAKVLGDTNEASVPKSSSEPTVHTPTATKTSSTDTPLASVSSSESPAAPASLSTNSSLSSSSELASFSGEAQPSTPHASRSISTGSLKTSPSRLPPKPPAGASPTPILLASDGGAGSPKTPSSPKPQLKSSCKENPFNRKPSPAASPSAKKPPKGSKPVRPPAPGHGFPLIKRKVQTDQYIPEEDIYGEMDAIEHQLDQLEHRGVALEEKLRSAENDSPEDSLLVDWFKLIHEKHMLVRHESELIYIFKQQNLEQRQSDVEYELRCLLNKPEKDWTDEDRGREKVLMQELVTIIEQRNAIVNCLDEDRQREEEEDKMLEAMIKRKEFHKETETESKKKGKFKPMKVLKLLGNKHDSKSKSPKEKS; translated from the exons ATGGTTATCCTGATAGTTGTCAAGACAACATCTCAG gCCTTTGAATTGGCAGAGCGGGAGCTGGGCATCCCAGCCCTGCTAGATCCCAATGACATGGTCTCCATGAAAGTCCCCGACTGCCTCAGCATCATGACTTATGTGTCTCAGTATTACAACCATTTCAACAACCCTAGCCAAG CCAGAGTCCCTCCGCCTATGAAGCgcccagctgctgcctcctcGCCTCCTCTGCTGTCCCACAAGAAGCCCGTGGCTGCAGTCCAGAGTCCCCCGGCACCACAG GACGATGCCCCCTCAGACCCATCGGAGCAGTCCCAGCGCACAACGCTCAGCAGTACCTGTGCAGCCTGCCAGCAGCACGTCCATCTAGTCCAGCGCTACCTGGCCGAGGGCAAGCTCTACCACCGCCAGTGCTTTAG GTGTAAGGAGTGCTCCAGCACGCTGCTCCCGGGGTCATACAAGCCCGGGTCAGAGGCAGGGACTTTTGTCTGCACGCAGCATCGTGGTAAATTGGCCGTGAGTGGGAAGGCCGTGAGTGGGAAGGCGGAGAGGAGGCCCAGCCCAGACCGACGGTCGCCAGAGCTGAGAACTGAAACTGGGGCTGGCAGCGTGCATGAGGATGCCCTCCCCgcaggagcagaggtggggaaggacGATGGCAACTCCTTGGAGAGCATGGCAGAGACCCAGATGCCTGCAGAGGGGCTAGGTGGCCCAGCGGAGAAGGACAGTACACCCAGCAAAGCAGAGATGGCGATGCCCCCTGCTCACGCAGGCAGCGGGGTGCCCGTCTCCCAGACTCCCCCCAGACCTCCCCTTCCCAGCAAGCCCACAGTGCTCACCCAGGACAAAGCCAGCTCGCTGGACGGACGGCTCAGAGACACACGGCCCACCCCTGCCCCAAGGAAGGCCACTGATGCATCAGCCCTCTCCCCTCCGACGTCTCACCCTGTCCCCCGGCCCAGGTCCACTCTCCAGGGCGAGGGCAGCGAGTGTGGGCCTGGCATGGTGAACG GTAGGGTACCTGAACCCAGCCCCCCTGTCCCAAAACCCCGAGGGAGACCCTGCTCCTCTGATCG tgCTGGAGCTGCCGCGAGAGCCAAGGACCCACCGTGGATGGCCTTAGTGCAAGCGGAGCCCAAGAAGAAGccagctccccctcctcccccgggcAGCAGCCATGAGACTCCAAGTAGGActtcagaggaggaggatggggaggaggtggggaaagcCAGCAGCgaggagaacaagtctgatgccACAGAACCCAAACCATACAACCCctttgaggaggaggatgaggaggaagaggagagtgCTGCCACCCAAAAGAGCACgcctgagcaggagcagagcgACACTGCTGCCAAGCCTCTCCACCCCTGGTACGGCATCACTCCCACCAGCAGCCCAAAGGCGAAGAAGCGGCCAGCCCCACGAGCCCCCAGTGCTTCCCCACTAG CCCACCACCCCGTCTCCAGGCTGTCACACTCTGAGCCATCGTCCTCCACCCCATCTCCAGCCCTCAGCCTCGAGAGCATCAACTCTGAGAGTTCAGCCAAGGTGCTGGGTGACACCAATGAGGCCTCAGTGCCCAAAAGCTCCTCCGAACCTACTGTCCACACGCCAACGGCCACCAAGACCTCTAGCACTGACACGCCACTGGCCAGCGTCTCCTCCAGTGAAagccctgctgccccagccagcctCTCCACCAACTCCTCCTTATCCTCCTCCAGCGAGCTCGCCAGCTTCAGTGGGGAGGCGCAGCCCAGCACCCCGCACGCCAGCAGGAGCATCTCCACCGGCAGCTTAAAGACCAGCCCCAGCCGGCTGCCCCCCAAACCTCCTGCTGGGGCTAGCCCTACACCCATCCTCTTGGCTTCagatgggggtgctgggagccctAAGACGCCCTCCTCGCCCAAGCCACAGCTGAAG TCTTCCTGCAAAGAGAACCCCTTCAACCGGAAGCCATCGCCtgccgcctccccctccgcaaAGAAACCTCCCAAGGGCTCCAAGCCAGTGCGTCCTCCTGCACCGGGTCACGGCTTCCCTCTGATCAAACGCAAG GTGCAGACAGATCAGTACATCCCCGAGGAAGACATCTATGGGGAGATGGATGCCATCGAGCACCAGCTGGACCAGCTGGAGCACCGTGGGGTGGCCTTGGAGGAAAAACTTCGCAGCGCTGAGAATG ACAGCCCTGAGGACAGCTTGCTGGTGGACTGGTTCAAACTCATCCATGAAAAGCACATGCTGGTGCGCCACGAATCAGAGCTCATCTACAT CTTCAAGCAGCAGAACCTGGAGCAGCGGCAGTCAGACGTGGAGTATGAACTGCGTTGCCTCCTCAACAAGCCAG AGAAGGACTGGACCGATGAGGACCgagggagggagaaggtgctGATGCAGGAGCTGGTGACCATCATTGAGCAGAGGAATGCCATTGTGAACTGCCTGGATGAGGACCGGCAGAG agaagaggaggaggataaAATGTTGGAAGCCATGATTAAAAGGAAAG AATTTCACAAGGAGACGGAGACCGAGAGCAAGAAGAAAGGCAAATTCAAGCCCATGAAGGTGCTTAAGCTGCTGGGCAACAAGCATGACTCCAAGAGCAAGTCACCCAAGGAGAAAAGCTAG
- the MICALL1 gene encoding MICAL-like protein 1 isoform X4, whose translation MKRPAAASSPPLLSHKKPVAAVQSPPAPQDDAPSDPSEQSQRTTLSSTCAACQQHVHLVQRYLAEGKLYHRQCFRCKECSSTLLPGSYKPGSEAGTFVCTQHRGKLAVSGKAVSGKAERRPSPDRRSPELRTETGAGSVHEDALPAGAEVGKDDGNSLESMAETQMPAEGLGGPAEKDSTPSKAEMAMPPAHAGSGVPVSQTPPRPPLPSKPTVLTQDKASSLDGRLRDTRPTPAPRKATDASALSPPTSHPVPRPRSTLQGEGSECGPGMVNGRVPEPSPPVPKPRGRPCSSDRAGAAARAKDPPWMALVQAEPKKKPAPPPPPGSSHETPSRTSEEEDGEEVGKASSEENKSDATEPKPYNPFEEEDEEEEESAATQKSTPEQEQSDTAAKPLHPWYGITPTSSPKAKKRPAPRAPSASPLAHHPVSRLSHSEPSSSTPSPALSLESINSESSAKVLGDTNEASVPKSSSEPTVHTPTATKTSSTDTPLASVSSSESPAAPASLSTNSSLSSSSELASFSGEAQPSTPHASRSISTGSLKTSPSRLPPKPPAGASPTPILLASDGGAGSPKTPSSPKPQLKSSCKENPFNRKPSPAASPSAKKPPKGSKPVRPPAPGHGFPLIKRKVQTDQYIPEEDIYGEMDAIEHQLDQLEHRGVALEEKLRSAENDSPEDSLLVDWFKLIHEKHMLVRHESELIYIFKQQNLEQRQSDVEYELRCLLNKPEKDWTDEDRGREKVLMQELVTIIEQRNAIVNCLDEDRQREEEEDKMLEAMIKRKEFHKETETESKKKGKFKPMKVLKLLGNKHDSKSKSPKEKS comes from the exons ATGAAGCgcccagctgctgcctcctcGCCTCCTCTGCTGTCCCACAAGAAGCCCGTGGCTGCAGTCCAGAGTCCCCCGGCACCACAG GACGATGCCCCCTCAGACCCATCGGAGCAGTCCCAGCGCACAACGCTCAGCAGTACCTGTGCAGCCTGCCAGCAGCACGTCCATCTAGTCCAGCGCTACCTGGCCGAGGGCAAGCTCTACCACCGCCAGTGCTTTAG GTGTAAGGAGTGCTCCAGCACGCTGCTCCCGGGGTCATACAAGCCCGGGTCAGAGGCAGGGACTTTTGTCTGCACGCAGCATCGTGGTAAATTGGCCGTGAGTGGGAAGGCCGTGAGTGGGAAGGCGGAGAGGAGGCCCAGCCCAGACCGACGGTCGCCAGAGCTGAGAACTGAAACTGGGGCTGGCAGCGTGCATGAGGATGCCCTCCCCgcaggagcagaggtggggaaggacGATGGCAACTCCTTGGAGAGCATGGCAGAGACCCAGATGCCTGCAGAGGGGCTAGGTGGCCCAGCGGAGAAGGACAGTACACCCAGCAAAGCAGAGATGGCGATGCCCCCTGCTCACGCAGGCAGCGGGGTGCCCGTCTCCCAGACTCCCCCCAGACCTCCCCTTCCCAGCAAGCCCACAGTGCTCACCCAGGACAAAGCCAGCTCGCTGGACGGACGGCTCAGAGACACACGGCCCACCCCTGCCCCAAGGAAGGCCACTGATGCATCAGCCCTCTCCCCTCCGACGTCTCACCCTGTCCCCCGGCCCAGGTCCACTCTCCAGGGCGAGGGCAGCGAGTGTGGGCCTGGCATGGTGAACG GTAGGGTACCTGAACCCAGCCCCCCTGTCCCAAAACCCCGAGGGAGACCCTGCTCCTCTGATCG tgCTGGAGCTGCCGCGAGAGCCAAGGACCCACCGTGGATGGCCTTAGTGCAAGCGGAGCCCAAGAAGAAGccagctccccctcctcccccgggcAGCAGCCATGAGACTCCAAGTAGGActtcagaggaggaggatggggaggaggtggggaaagcCAGCAGCgaggagaacaagtctgatgccACAGAACCCAAACCATACAACCCctttgaggaggaggatgaggaggaagaggagagtgCTGCCACCCAAAAGAGCACgcctgagcaggagcagagcgACACTGCTGCCAAGCCTCTCCACCCCTGGTACGGCATCACTCCCACCAGCAGCCCAAAGGCGAAGAAGCGGCCAGCCCCACGAGCCCCCAGTGCTTCCCCACTAG CCCACCACCCCGTCTCCAGGCTGTCACACTCTGAGCCATCGTCCTCCACCCCATCTCCAGCCCTCAGCCTCGAGAGCATCAACTCTGAGAGTTCAGCCAAGGTGCTGGGTGACACCAATGAGGCCTCAGTGCCCAAAAGCTCCTCCGAACCTACTGTCCACACGCCAACGGCCACCAAGACCTCTAGCACTGACACGCCACTGGCCAGCGTCTCCTCCAGTGAAagccctgctgccccagccagcctCTCCACCAACTCCTCCTTATCCTCCTCCAGCGAGCTCGCCAGCTTCAGTGGGGAGGCGCAGCCCAGCACCCCGCACGCCAGCAGGAGCATCTCCACCGGCAGCTTAAAGACCAGCCCCAGCCGGCTGCCCCCCAAACCTCCTGCTGGGGCTAGCCCTACACCCATCCTCTTGGCTTCagatgggggtgctgggagccctAAGACGCCCTCCTCGCCCAAGCCACAGCTGAAG TCTTCCTGCAAAGAGAACCCCTTCAACCGGAAGCCATCGCCtgccgcctccccctccgcaaAGAAACCTCCCAAGGGCTCCAAGCCAGTGCGTCCTCCTGCACCGGGTCACGGCTTCCCTCTGATCAAACGCAAG GTGCAGACAGATCAGTACATCCCCGAGGAAGACATCTATGGGGAGATGGATGCCATCGAGCACCAGCTGGACCAGCTGGAGCACCGTGGGGTGGCCTTGGAGGAAAAACTTCGCAGCGCTGAGAATG ACAGCCCTGAGGACAGCTTGCTGGTGGACTGGTTCAAACTCATCCATGAAAAGCACATGCTGGTGCGCCACGAATCAGAGCTCATCTACAT CTTCAAGCAGCAGAACCTGGAGCAGCGGCAGTCAGACGTGGAGTATGAACTGCGTTGCCTCCTCAACAAGCCAG AGAAGGACTGGACCGATGAGGACCgagggagggagaaggtgctGATGCAGGAGCTGGTGACCATCATTGAGCAGAGGAATGCCATTGTGAACTGCCTGGATGAGGACCGGCAGAG agaagaggaggaggataaAATGTTGGAAGCCATGATTAAAAGGAAAG AATTTCACAAGGAGACGGAGACCGAGAGCAAGAAGAAAGGCAAATTCAAGCCCATGAAGGTGCTTAAGCTGCTGGGCAACAAGCATGACTCCAAGAGCAAGTCACCCAAGGAGAAAAGCTAG